ATCAAGTAGTTACAAATTTGCGACCCCCTAACCATTTGATTTGTCAAGCAAATTCTACATCAACCTCTTTTTTTTATTTTATTTTTATTACCTTTTCTACCTGCAATTCCCTAACCGGAATTTATTGTTTTTACCCATAATTTTTCCTGACGATTAATTTCACTCCATGTTAATTGGTGATCCATTAATATTAATTAAATTAATACCCTGTAAAACAAAAAGGATAAAAGTTTAAATATAAAATGATGGTATTTTCTCTTTTGTAGAAAAAATAGTCAAGAAAACCATTAAACTCACCTGAACACTGATTGGATAATCAATAAAAAACCATATTTGATGGAAAAAGAAAATAAAAATGGATCCCCGCCTGAGCGCATTCTCGTCAAACTAAGTCGAAAAACAATCAAAGCTATATCTCACACAGAGGCACAAAGAACACTAAGAAAATCAAATGCCTTTTTTAACATAATTTATTTTTCTTAACTTTGTGAGCTTTGTGCCTTTGTGTGAGAAATGATTTTTCGTCTTGAATTATGAATAGATGTTTTTCTCAGTGAACTTTATCTTATACCCCTCATCCATTAATATGTTTTAGGTACTATATACTTATTAACTTGACGCCAATGCGCCTTCGCGGAGATGACGACATTAGGCTATGCTTCTTTTTCTATGAAAGTAATACTTCAGGTACTACTTTTAAAAGAGAGTCAGTTATTATTAATTGTAAACTTATAAATAGTTGTTGTCCTGTATATCTCTCCGGGTTTCAGAACCGTCGTTGGAAACTTTGGTTTGTTAGGTGAATCAGGATAATGCTGTGTCTCAAGGCATAACGCGCTGCGGGGGCCATAGCCCTTACCGCTTTTCCCGATAATGTTTTCATTCAGAAAATTTCCGCTGTAAAATTGTATTCCGGGTTCTGTTGTATACACCTCCATCTGTCTTCCGCTGACCGGTTCAAAAACCGTTGCAGCAAGAACCGGTTTATCATTTTCCCTGGAATTAATTACCCAGTTATGATCATAACCATTCCCAAACTTCAACTGCTCATCATCTGAGCCTATCCTCGCGCCAACAGCTAATGGCCTTCTAAAATCCATAGGTGTACCTTGAATTGACCTGATTTCCCCGGTAGGAATAGACCCGCGGTCTACCGGTGTAAAGGAATCGGCGTTAATCATTAACTTATGAGCAAGAATACCCCCTGAACCTTCCCCTGCAAGATTCCAGTAGGTATGGTTAGTAAGGTTTACAACAGTAGGCTTGTCAGTGGTTGCATGGTAGTCTATCTGAAAGGAATTATCATCTTTAAGGGTGTAGGTTACTGTAACATTCAGGTTTCCTGGAAAACCTTCCTCTCCATCTTTACTCATATAGGTAAGTTTCAGGGACTGGCCCTCTTTGCCGGTGACCGGTTCTGCATCCCACAGGACCTTGTCAAACCCCTTTACCCCGCCATGCAGGGTGTTTGCCCAGTTGTTTTTAGCAAGGGTATACTCCTTACCTTCAAGTATAAACTTTGCATTGCCTATCCTGTTGGCGTACCTCCCTATGACAGCCCCAAAAAAGGGGTTATTACCCAGATAATCCTTTAGATTATTAAACCCAAGGACAACATCATCAAATTTATTGTTCTTATCCGGGACTTTGATGGATGTGACAATACCGCCATAATTGGTGATCTTAACCTCCATGCCATGAGCGTTCTTTAATGTATGCAAATCGACCTTTTTGCCTTCAAATTCTCCAAAGGTTTCCTTAATGGCTCTCATATCTTTTTCGCCCTCTTTAATAATAGATTTACCGGATGCAGGCTGAGTAGAGATACTACATCCGAATGAAATAATAAAAATTACAATCAAGATAAGTAATCTGAAAAAACAGGTCATGGTTAATTCTTTACCCTCTTTTTATAAAAAATTATCTGGCAGGGTTTTCTTCTCCTGCCTTATGTCGGCCTTCCAGCCCCTCATTGTATATAGCACGTTTCTTGAAATACCACTGTCCATCTATCTTTACCAGTTCATCCTCATAGTGACCAAACAATCCCAGCACCATTGTTTTTCGGTCTGCTGTGTTATTTGTCGCCTCAAACCAGTAACTGAGGGACCTGGCTGTATTGCCATTCACCTTAATAATCTGATTTGAAACAAAATGGCGTGATGCAGCAGGCCATTTTCCTTTTTCGGCTTTACTGGCGGGGTCATATGTCCCTGATGCAATGAAATCGTAAATCGCCTTCCGGCCCTTTATATCACCACGCGCCCAGTTTAATATACCATCCTCGGTAAAGGTGGAGGCATATGTTTCAGCATCCCTGAAATCCAGGGCAAAAAGATAGCGGCTTTGCAGCTCCATGATGGCGGCGCGATCATTAGCGTAAACGTCGGCGCAAGTGTCGGCAAATGCCATATTAATAAATAAAAAACAGGTCAACCCAAAACATGCGAACAGGATAATCAAATTTTTCATAATATTTTCCTTTTAAAAAAAATAAATGGGTCATATTTTACGATTCAGGTTTTATGTTTGAGAAGCCGCTCTTGATCTCAAGGGGATCGATAATATACATATATTTATCTTCCTCTTTTGAATATGCCGGCCATTGAATTATTCCCGGGGCGTTGGGATCTCCTGTTTTTGCAAACTGAGCCCACATCGTCATAATTGCTTCAGAGACCCTTTTGTCAGCTTCAGTAAGACCCGGATCATTTGGATCTTTAGCCCCGGATTGACTGGCAAGCCCATACATTAGAGGCCACCAGCCGCTCCTGTTGTCATAGTCGCCAAACACATAGAGCACCTCCATTGCGTGTGTTGATACTGCGCCTGCTGCCCTCCACTTGCTGGGAACCTGGTCAAATATTGCTGCATAACTCTTAACACCTGCCTTGTTCTGGAATTCATGCATGTTCACATAGGCAGGGATAAGCTGGGGCAGAAGCAGGCCTCCGGGGCCTGTAATCTCACCCAGGTTGGCCA
The Desulfatiglans sp. DNA segment above includes these coding regions:
- a CDS encoding nuclear transport factor 2 family protein — encoded protein: MKNLIILFACFGLTCFLFINMAFADTCADVYANDRAAIMELQSRYLFALDFRDAETYASTFTEDGILNWARGDIKGRKAIYDFIASGTYDPASKAEKGKWPAASRHFVSNQIIKVNGNTARSLSYWFEATNNTADRKTMVLGLFGHYEDELVKIDGQWYFKKRAIYNEGLEGRHKAGEENPAR
- a CDS encoding galactose mutarotase, with product MRAIKETFGEFEGKKVDLHTLKNAHGMEVKITNYGGIVTSIKVPDKNNKFDDVVLGFNNLKDYLGNNPFFGAVIGRYANRIGNAKFILEGKEYTLAKNNWANTLHGGVKGFDKVLWDAEPVTGKEGQSLKLTYMSKDGEEGFPGNLNVTVTYTLKDDNSFQIDYHATTDKPTVVNLTNHTYWNLAGEGSGGILAHKLMINADSFTPVDRGSIPTGEIRSIQGTPMDFRRPLAVGARIGSDDEQLKFGNGYDHNWVINSRENDKPVLAATVFEPVSGRQMEVYTTEPGIQFYSGNFLNENIIGKSGKGYGPRSALCLETQHYPDSPNKPKFPTTVLKPGEIYRTTTIYKFTINNN